The stretch of DNA ttcattttcttcaaattcttGGATCCTCATGAAATTTTTCAACTTTAGTTGACGTCAATgcattttttcatattcatcACAAGCCCTCctcttaaaagaataataaattatctactctttatcatattttttctaatataactTTATTACCTTTCAActatttagaaaaaagataaatttgtgTACACAAAGTAGTACAcattaaacaaatttatcacttgtaaaggaaaaatatattgcTTACAAAAAGGGATAGAAAATGAACTTACTAACAAAAAATTGATCAGTCAAAATGTTTCTTAACACTTCAATTTCCTCATGAgacaatttaattttgaaaggaTGAAATATTGAGAGTGAAGATTAAGacaaaagaaaagagatgagGAAGAGATAGATGgggaggagagagaaagaaaactttcataaaattattataaaaatataataatatgtaaataaattttaaaaatatataaaaaaattaaataaaaaaccttTTGGCCTCTATGTCATATAGATGATCTGCCTTTGGATGGAATCATATGTCAACAAACATCTAAGGAACAAAACTCGACTTTTTCACCATTTCgatataatttcattttgaaattacCAACATGgtacatatttaaaaagaaaattgcataCGAGCAAATTGTGCCAAGTTAGTACAACTTCATATTCTGTTAAAAGTGAGATGGTCACGACTTAAAACGACTACAGTTTTATAGTAAAATAAGCTTAAATCGTATCATGTTATGataattttagttcttattgAAATGAACTATGATTGTGTCGTGTTATCAGAATTTAAGTTTAAGTTCatttataacattatataactttagttttttttcattCCAAAACTGAAATCATCTAAAATTACGACAAtttcacttttaaataaaatcactgTACTTTACCACAACTTCCGTTTATCTAGTGCAAAATCATTTCAACTTGCACGACTTCTTTGTTACGAAGTCATgtcatattttttgaattttttttaccattataGTAATTTCAACAAAATTACACCATAGTGAAAAAGCCAACAAAACTCCATCTACATATTTTCCGATGAAAAAtcactaataaatattttatttttggatgttGGGTTCGCATTTTGTAAtgtaaactttaaaaatgtattcaaaatttaaaatgtatggTAAATTATAAACTCCTGAGTACAATTGAGTTGTAGAtcgaaaaattcaaattttttgttcTCCAACTTCTATAATTCTGAATTGAATCCGAACCAAATCACCAACTACCTTCATTCAATTCAGATCCCCAATTACAGAGTTGCTTCTCCCAAACTCCATAGAAACCCATTCCCCCAAATTCCCTTCCGCAAAAAAGTCCCTTCCCTTCATCCTCCCAGACAATGCCATCGTTTGGGATCACTACACCAGTAAATCCCGATTCAGTAGCTTTTTCAGATCGCCAAGGCTGCGAAGTCGATGCTCCAGCTTGGGCTCAACGTCGATGGCCGCACCGGGTCATTTGTCTCCGTGATGAAGCTTTGCGACATGACGAATGGTGACGACGACAATGAATGTGGCGGCGCCGAACAACGAGGGGCTTATGTCGCTTCAACAGTGGTTGTCGATATTCGCTGGAATCGGTGGATCCTGGCCTCGGTGATGGAGTTTCTGCTGTTTCATGATGAGAGGTCGAGGTAATCTGCGCAGTCTGTTCCGGATTACTCATTCCGGTATGTTAGTTCAATTcggaaaatttttaatttaaagggAATAGTAAAAGAATAGATAAGATTGTAAATATGAGGGTAAAGATGGAGACGAGAATTAGATAAAAATTTCATATAcataactataaaaaatatagatgaGATAGTCAAATTTAGATTCCACTCGTCCCCAATTCCTATTGAGTGACTGATAAAGTTTGCTAttgttaataaaaacaaatcaatCTACTTGATATGGCAGGCTTTTAAGATTTTTCTCACCTAACGGACTGGTCCTTTAAGTTAAACTTCCCTGTTATACTTAAATCCTAAGGCAAAGGTAAAGCTGGAGCGAATTTTAGCTAGAGTTAAAAGTCACAATAAACCATAAATGAGttagaagagaaaaacaaatttgatttcttaatgttggatatataaaaagtatttaaaacaAATCTATAGATACCAGTTTccatccaaacaaattatttaatcatataacaCAAAACACAGAATagaaataatagaagaaaacaaattgaatttttcatttGACATCTCATTTTCAAGTCCAGTAGACATCTTGATAATATTCATTCTATCAACTAAATGACAATTTATATTGTACAAATTCAAGAAACTTGCTCCTCTGAACTAACTCTTCTTGGTGACATCCTCCTTAGGAGTAGTGATTCTTGAATAACTGAGAATTTGAAATGGGATGATTTATGTTTTTCTGGATGAGGATTCAAAGGGATCCGGTTGCCCATTATCAGAGAATTTTGCAGAAAACATTGGCAATGGCACTTCTTGTTTAAGAACATTTATAACCTGTTCTGAGGTTGGCCTTTCCTTGTGGTCTTGGAGGGTACACCATATTCCCACAGTGAGCAAGCATTTCATTTCATATATGTCAAAATCCATCTTCAATTCCTCATCAGCAGCATTCAAAATATTCCCATCCACATAATGTTTCCATACCCATTTCGTCAAAGGCACATGATTATCTTCGCCATCCTGGTAAGTCCTCCTTCCACATGCTATCTCCAAAGCCAAAACCCCAAAACTGTACATGTCTGATTCTTTGCTAACCCTCCCTTCCTTTATATATTCTGGAGCTAGATACCCATATGTCCCCACCACCTGTGTCCTCTGAGTCCTCAATCTTGGATCCACCAACCTTGCAATCCCAAAGTCACTAATCTTTGTGTTGAAATCTGTGTCCAACAAAACATTAGCTGACTTTATGTCCCTATGAACAACACTCTGCTCCGCGTCTTCATGAAGATAACGAAGTGCTCTTGCCACACCTAATACTATCTTGTATCTCACATCCCATGTCAAACTTCTTCTGTTGCCAAACAGATGATTGTCAAGGCTACCATTACTCATGTACTCAAAAACCAGTAACAACTCCTCTTTCTCGTGGCACCACCCCATGAATTGCACAAGGTTTCTATGTATAAGACGACTTATAATCTTCACCTCGTTTCTAAATATTCGCTCAGAATCTTCAACATCAGAAAAAATCCTTTTCACAGCAACCACGCGCCCTGAATCTCCCAGAAACCCTTTGTAAACTTGTCCAGAGCCTCCTTCTCCCAGCCTTCTATCATCTGCAAACCCGTTGGTGGCTGCAACTATTTCCTCATAACCAAACCTTCTAGGCATAACTTCTCTATCTAAACCAAAACCATCCTCTGTTCTTCTCTTTTTGATAATCAACCAAGAAATACTAATAACCACAAGCACAAAAACAATAGAACAAATGACtgtaataactattattttgaCCTGAACCTTGCATTTGGTTGCGATGCCACTGTCCACTCCATGCGTAGAATTAAGATCTAGGTTTGAACTGAACTCCCAGGTATAGATCACATTTTTCTCAGTGGACGATCCAGTTGAACCCGAAAACCCAACATTGACCCACTCCGGCAAAATTGGCCATAGGTCAATCTTGTACGAAAGATAACCGGTAGGAGTAGAagaagaactagttccatcaaaggACCACGAAACAGCCAGGAGTTGGGCAGAAGCATCGTAAGTTATCAACGCATGCCCCATCTTCCCTAAGTTGTTTTCAATATCAAACTTGGTATAATTGAGAGATACCACAGAGTTATTGTTGATCCCCACGTGTTGCACTGGTGGATCTAACTCGTTTATGTAAGTGTCAAATTCGACAGCAATGATGTTACTTTGGGTGGCATCGTATAGGCCGAGAAGGGAGCCATCAGAAGTGGCGGTCGGAATCTGGTATGCAAGGGGTGCCAAGAAGAAGGCAAAGCCATCACCGTATTTGGCTACTG from Vigna unguiculata cultivar IT97K-499-35 chromosome 8, ASM411807v1, whole genome shotgun sequence encodes:
- the LOC114193473 gene encoding L-type lectin-domain containing receptor kinase IX.1-like — translated: MLATFDTFHYLKTFLLFLILCILPINLAQPLSFTITNFNDTKNASIVGYAGVAKVEDGSVVLNPIIENGDGRVIYGQPLRLKNSSDGLVTDFSTRFSFTIDATVAKYGDGFAFFLAPLAYQIPTATSDGSLLGLYDATQSNIIAVEFDTYINELDPPVQHVGINNNSVVSLNYTKFDIENNLGKMGHALITYDASAQLLAVSWSFDGTSSSSTPTGYLSYKIDLWPILPEWVNVGFSGSTGSSTEKNVIYTWEFSSNLDLNSTHGVDSGIATKCKVQVKIIVITVICSIVFVLVVISISWLIIKKRRTEDGFGLDREVMPRRFGYEEIVAATNGFADDRRLGEGGSGQVYKGFLGDSGRVVAVKRIFSDVEDSERIFRNEVKIISRLIHRNLVQFMGWCHEKEELLLVFEYMSNGSLDNHLFGNRRSLTWDVRYKIVLGVARALRYLHEDAEQSVVHRDIKSANVLLDTDFNTKISDFGIARLVDPRLRTQRTQVVGTYGYLAPEYIKEGRVSKESDMYSFGVLALEIACGRRTYQDGEDNHVPLTKWVWKHYVDGNILNAADEELKMDFDIYEMKCLLTVGIWCTLQDHKERPTSEQVINVLKQEVPLPMFSAKFSDNGQPDPFESSSRKT